Proteins from a genomic interval of Arachis hypogaea cultivar Tifrunner chromosome 10, arahy.Tifrunner.gnm2.J5K5, whole genome shotgun sequence:
- the LOC112716847 gene encoding uncharacterized protein isoform X5, with protein MYKTKVQELCQKRSWNLPDYETTRDGPDHNPRFTAAVTVNGIRYETPSPCRNSKEAQNNAAMLAFEHLSSQQPSVINPSPPPFPPKPRLMLRPKPKPNNIPITGTPTLPGLDSFPQPTLFPGLSSFPQHPSLFAHSAASSAPSPHCTPGINNILPTSKVLPQKLEGGCQISQITGPVTAARDTVTTADRKSMAHLYKNQLQNYAQKQNLPLPVYTSEWEGPPHAMRFKCKVTIDGQTYECPTAFSKLKDAEHAAAEVALLSLLSGGFQEDNSVLYKNLLQELVQKEGFSLPAYNTERFGEAHIPIFISHVEVEGEVFTGQEAKTKKQAEISAAKVAYTTLKERSGEAHIPTFISHVEVEGEVFTGQEAKTKKQAEISAVKVAYSTLKERSSEAHIPTFISHVEVEGEVFTGQEAKIKKQAEISAANVAYTTLKERSGEAHIPTFISHVEVEGEVFTGQEAKTKKQAEISAAKVAYTTLKERKGKSEQSSLLPLLDHPQKAPEPESLPDCSDSTVQTEFQHHANPNYPVIPGVISSSQPNKSKGALSIRILEDAAVSGLPLLMFGNVVLIALVPFATYNDRFFAFVQ; from the exons ATGTACAAAACGAAggtgcaagaattgtgccagaagaGGTCATGGAACTTGCCGGATTACGAAACCACCAGAGACGGCCCCGATCATAACCCTCGCTTCACTGCCGCCGTCACTGTTAACGGAATCCGTTACGAGACGCCGTCACCGTGCCGGAATTCGAAGGAAGCTCAGAACAATGCCGCTATGCTCGCCTTCGAGCATCTCTCTTCCCAACAGCCCTCCGTCATAAACCCTTCCCCTCCTCCTTTCCCCCCAAAGCCCAGGCTCATGCTTAGGCCCAAGCCCAAGCCCAACAACATTCCAATCACCGGCACTCCTACTCTCCCAGGCTTGGATTCTTTCCCCCAACCCACCCTCTTCCCGGGACTCTCTTCTTTCCCGCAGCATCCTTCTCTCTTTGCTCATTCCGCTGCTTCATCGGCTCCTTCGCCTCACT GTACCCCTGGTATCAACAACATACTACCCACAAGTAAAGTGTTGCCACAGAAATTAGAAGGAGGATGCCAAATTTCTCAGATAACTGGCCCTGTTACAGCTGCTAGAGATACCGTGACAACAGCAGATCGGAAAA GTATGGCACACTTGTACAAGAATCAACTACAAAACTATGCTCAAAAGCAAAACCTACCGTTACCGGTGTACACTTCCGAGTGGGAGGGCCCTCCTCATGCCATGCGTTTCAAGTGCAAAGTCACAATTGATGGACAGACCTACGAATGTCCTACCGCCTTTTCTAAATTGAAGGATGCTGAACATGCAGCAGCTGAAGTTGCTTTATTGTCATTATTGTCGGGAGGATTTCAAGAG GATAATTCCGTGTTATACAAGAACCTTTTACAAGAATTGGTCCAAAAGGAAGGATTTAGCCTGCCTGCTTATAATACAGAAAGATTTGGCGAGGCTCATATTCCGATATTTATTTCACACGTGGAAGTTGAAGGGGAGGTTTTTACTGGACAAGAAGCCAAAACCAAGAAACAGGCAGAGATTAGTGCAGCAAAGGTTGCATACACCACTTTAAAAGAAAGATCTGGCGAGGCTCATATTCCGACATTTATTTCACACGTGGAAGTTGAGGGGGAGGTTTTCACTGGACAAGAAGCCAAAACCAAGAAACAGGCAGAGATTAGTGCAGTAAAGGTTGCATACAGCACTTTAAAAGAAAGATCTAGCGAGGCTCATATTCCGACATTTATTTCACACGTGGAAGTTGAAGGGGAGGTTTTCACAGGACAAGAAGCCAAAATCAAGAAACAGGCAGAGATTAGTGCAGCAAATGTTGCATACACCACTTTAAAAGAAAGATCTGGCGAGGCTCATATTCCCACATTTATTTCACACGTGGAAGTTGAAGGAGAGGTTTTCACTGGACAAGAAGCCAAAACCAAGAAACAAGCAGAGATTAGTGCAGCAAAGGTTGCATACACCACTTTAAAAGAACGAAAAG GCAAGTCAGAGCAGAGTTCTTTACTCCCTTTGTTAGATCATCCGCAGAAAGCTCCTGAACCTGAGTCATTGCCTGACTGCTCAGATTCAACTGTCCAAACTGAATTCCAGCATCATGCTAATCCAAACTATCCTGTAATTCCTGGAGTAATCTCATCAAGCCAACCTAACAAAAGTAAGG GAGCGCTAAGCATAAGAATCCTTGAGGATGCTGCAGTTTCTGGCCTCCCACTGTTGATGTTTGGAAATGTTGTGCTAATAGCTTTAGTGCCTTTTGCCACCTATAATGACAGATTTTTCGCCTTTGTACAGTGA